CTGGCGAAGAATCCGCGGCGCTTGTCCGGGGCATATTCGCTGACGAACGTGGTGGCACCGGCGTATTCGCCACCGGTGGAGAAGCCCTGGACGAGCTTAAGGATCACCAGCAGCGCGGCGGCCCAGATGCCGATCTGCGCGTAGCCAGGCAAGAGGCCGACGGCGAACGTACTTGCCGCCATGAGCATCAGTGTTGCTGCGAGCACCTTTTGGCGGCCCACCTTGTCGCCAAGCCAGCCGAACACGACGCCACCCAGTGGGCGCGCGATGAAGGTTGCGGCGAAGGTGCCGAGAAGGAAGAGTGTCTGAACGGACTTGTCCGCTTCCGGGAGGAAGACGGGGCCCATGGTGGTGATGAGGTAGCCGAACACGCCGACGTCGTACCATTCCATGGTGTTGCCGACGATCGTGCCGCCGAGTGCTTTCTTCAGCATCGGCTGGTCCACAACATTGACGTCGGATTCTTTCAACCGGCGCTTGCTGCGGAGCTTTGACTTCTTGGTGGTTTTGACTGCGTTGGCTGCGGCCGGGGTGTTGGCTGTTTCCTGGTTTTGGATGGTGTTCCTTTCGCCATCCGGGGAGACGGTCTTGCTTTGGTCTATGGGCATTTGGGCTTCTCCTAGGGAGGTCATTTGCTTGCGACTTCTGCTGCCCCGCTCTGGGCAGGTGTTCAATTTTACGGGGTTTGCCGCTTAAACCCCAGTTGAGATCCGATTTTTGGGCCCTTTGGGGATGCAAATTGCCTAGGTGTGTTGCATCTCATTACCTGCTTTTGCCCTGCAACGGCGCGGAATCCGGGCGGTTTTTGCCCTCCCGGGCACGTTGTTACCAAATTGTTTAGCCAAGCCCACCGAACACGGCTTAAACGGGCGCAAAAGCTTACGGATTGCCTTTGGGGGTAGGGGCGGCTCCAAGCACGAGCGTTGCGCCCAATTCCTTGTTAACGAGCACCCGCGCGGCCAGCCCGCACTGGTTCATGATCCTGGCGGTTTCGGGTGCTTGCTGCTCCGATGTTTCAATCAGGAGGCAACCGCCCGGCGACAACCACTCAGCCGCGCGCTCCGCGACCCGGCGTTGGACGTCCAAACCGTCAGTACCGCCGTCGAGCGCCACCATCGGTTCATGCAAGCGCGCCTCTGGCGGCATCATCCCGATGGAACCCGTAGGTACGTACGGCGCATTGGCAAGCACCACGTCCACGCGTCCCCGAAGTTCAAGGGGGAGGGCCTCGTAGAGGTCGCCCACGAAAACACGGCCTCCACGTGGCCCAACGTTCTTGCGCGCGCAGGCTACCGCGACTGGATCAATGTCAGCGGCGTACAGCTCGCAACTCCCCAGGAGATCGCTAAGCGCCGCACCAATGGCTCCCGAGCCACAGCAAAGATCGACGACGGCGGAACCCGGCCGGGTTATTTCCGCCGCCTGGCGCACCAGGAACTCCGTGCGACGCCGCGGAACGAATACGCCGGGTCCAACTTCCATGCGGCTCCCACAGAAGTCCACCCAGCCGAGGATGTGTTCCAAGGGCAGCCCGTTGACGCGCTGATCCACCATGTGGTCCAAATGGCCGGGACTGAGGGCAGCGTCGATGAGGAGTTGGGCCTCGTCCTCCGCGAAAACGCACCCGGCGGAGCGGAGGGCGGTGGCGATGGACATTCTCCGGGTCACGGGTGCCATGCTAGCCGAGGGGTTCACAAAAGCGGCGAAACTTGGCTAGGGTATGACCCATGGGAACACTGATTTTTGAGTAGACCGGCCCTTGCCTTTAGTGGCACAGCCGAGTTTCACATGACAAAAATCCACGCCTGTTGAGGCCCTGCCTCCATGCCGTTCCCGTTGTCGACGCTATTTTCTCGAACCGCACGCCATGGTTTTAGTGCTTCTTCAGGACTCGCACCTGAACAGGAGTCCACTTTTATGACTGCCAATCCTTCTGAAAACAAGACCCCGGACCCCGCAGCGCCGGGAAGTACAGAGTCCGCCCCCGCCTCCGGCGGCATCAAGTCCAAACTGACAGATGCGCAAAAAGCGATGCTCGCCAGCAAGTCCGGCGGCGGCGCTCCCGCTGGCTGGCAAAGCACTGGTAAGGGCCACAAGCCCACGTCCGCCAGCGGTAAGCGGGCCAAGACAGAGAAGAAGGTCCGTTGGTGATTCCTGTACGCAGGTAAATCCTGCAGACAACCATCTTCGGCCCACCTAGTATTGAAATTCCTTCGTTTCACTGTGGAAAGGAAGAACCATGACTGCAAAGCATCAAGCCGAAAACATCGATCCTGAGGTTGCGAGCCACTTGGTGGAGGCCATGGACATGGCTCCCATGCCTGAACCGGCAACCATCGACGTATCTCTGGGTCTGGACCAGGAACAGCACTGGCCGGACGGCAGCGGTAAACGCCGGCACCCGAAGGACCGCGACCAAGCCCACGGACGGATGGGCCAGGGCGCAGCCGTGACGGCGATCCACCGCACCAGCCGCCCACAGATGCCGCACTCCTCCTAACCCAGCCCCGCCAGCCCAACTAGGTCGCATCACTGCGCGTTTTGAACCCTCAAAACGCGTTCAGCTGCGACCTAGTTGGGCGGGCTTACGTCTTTCGGGGACTTGTCAGGACGCCACCCACGCCACACGGGATGCCGTAGCCTGCCCGGCCCCGTCCATTCTCCGAACGTCACTTCAGCCACCAGCTCCGGATCTACCCAGCGGGCACCTGCCGAGTCTTCGCGCGGAATGTCGGCGAAGGGGGAATCAGCTACCAGGCGGGACTCCAGTTTCTCCATGATGTCCCTCAGCTGCCACTCCTTGAATCCGCTGCCAACCCGGCCGACATAGTGCAACTTCCCGCCCTCCGGAATGCCCAACAGCAACGAGCCAAAGGTCCCACTCCGGGCGCCAGCGCCGGGACGCCAGCCGCCAACCACCACTTCCTGGCTCCGTTCCAACTTGAGCTTGATCCATGAGCGGCTTCGCCGGCCGATCACGTAACGGCTATCTGCTTTTTTCGCCATCACTCCTTCCAAGCCGAGCTCACCCGCGCTTGTCATGAGGTCTTCAACGTCATGGTCCAACACGGCCGAAAGGTGAAGCGGGCAGCCACCACGCAAGCGCCCCGCAAACTCGGCAAGCCGTTCCCGGCGCTCGCGGAATGGCAGCCCGCTCAGATCCGTGCCGCCGTCGTACAGAAGATCGAACAGCATGAGCTGCACTGGCACCGAAGCTCTGGCACGCTCGATGTCCGCGGTTTTGACCAGATTCATCCGCAGCTGCAGGCGGCCGAAGTCCGGCCGCGAACCCTTGCCAAGTGCCACGATTTCACCGTCGGCCACGAAATCGCCGTTGGGCCAGCATGATCGGTCCGTCAGTTCGGGGTAGGTTGCGGTGAGATCGTTTCCGTTGCGGCTCATCAAACGGATCTTGCCCTCCGTGCCGGTGATGATAGCCCGGATTCCGTCCCACTTGAGTTCGTAGAGCCAGCCGCCACCACGAAGGTCGGCGACGGTGCCGGAAGTGGCAAGCATGGGGGTGTAAGTGGGCATCGGCTGTGGAACGGCTGGCTTGGGTGCAGTGGCGGGCGAAGCCTTGGCGGAAGGGCTGGGAGCGCCCTTCCGAAGCCGTCCTCCAGGCTGCTCCTTCATCAAGTGGATCAGCCAACGGTCACCGGTGTTGATGAGCGCGAACCGCTTGGTCCCGTGGAGCCCACCTCCTGGCTGACCGGTGAGCGTCGCGATCACTTCCTTGCCATCCCGCCATTTCTCGCACGTGAACTCGCCGCGG
This window of the Arthrobacter sp. StoSoilB5 genome carries:
- a CDS encoding putative protein N(5)-glutamine methyltransferase, with the translated sequence MAPVTRRMSIATALRSAGCVFAEDEAQLLIDAALSPGHLDHMVDQRVNGLPLEHILGWVDFCGSRMEVGPGVFVPRRRTEFLVRQAAEITRPGSAVVDLCCGSGAIGAALSDLLGSCELYAADIDPVAVACARKNVGPRGGRVFVGDLYEALPLELRGRVDVVLANAPYVPTGSIGMMPPEARLHEPMVALDGGTDGLDVQRRVAERAAEWLSPGGCLLIETSEQQAPETARIMNQCGLAARVLVNKELGATLVLGAAPTPKGNP